tgtgtagcatttaattattattatgactattatgctaatggtgttgctagttgtacgattatgatgctactagctttgttacgagatgatatacgagattatgctaaggtttatgctagttgtacgtttgatgttactagcttgtgcgaattgataTACGAGGTAATTATGgtgcgtttgatgttactagcttttacgcttgttaaacgagttcattgtggtaagattgattatgctagtttcttacgctttgacatgcgggattaatgtgtggtttgggtaagggagtgcaagtaggtaaattatatatgtacgtgtgtaactattgcactcactaagcattagcttaccctctcgttgtttacatttttaaagatttgcttggatgcggtggctcgggtaagcgtgggaactagtggctcgcgtagttgctttagaaggcttgcttttggattatttaggattgggtagcgtatcctcaatcgccatgctcgacttcattttgtattaaaagtcatatggtcgaaacttgtattttgtacttaaagggtaatttgggtcgatgtgggccccgcctcgtaaaacttattttatgaatggaacgtgttagtttttcatatatgaatgtgttgtgaaaagcgttttgcctaaatacgttggaaagtggtcaaacattttcatgtttttcactttttgggacagcagcctgtccaggcctttttgcgcgccgcgcagaaggCTGGCGCGCCGCGGCAATAGCTGCacaatgattttttttttattttatatattttaagcgggttcgattgcggtttggtttgggttgttacagatgaAAACTCGATGATTCTATGGTTTAAAGAAACTCCTAGAAAGGTTTGCACTAAAAAGCTCGAATCTTGATATATTTATTCTTAAAGTGCAAAAGTTGTGGATATTTGAGCCTTTCTAGGGAGTATGTTTGTTTGTTGGTTTGATTGATTATTTTGAAGAAGTGAAGATGTTTTAGTCTAGGCTTGAATTGTGATTGATTTTGAGATGCTTGAAGAAATGTAGTGTAGGCTTGAATTTGATTGATTATTTGAGTTTAGTTTGTTGAAGATGTGAAGAAGATTGTGGTTTGTGAAAGCTTGAATTTGAAGATTATTGAAATGACTTGAAGACAATTccttgaaagtcaaacttggtcaaagtcttgGAAGTCATAGTTTTAAAACTAGAAGAATTGATGATTGAAATTATTTTTGTTTGAAGATTGTTGAATGCTTAACGATTGGCAAGAATCATTGAGGTAATTCATTGAAGTTTTTCAAGTATTTTTTAGATTGTGCTTGAAGGATTGAAAGTTAAAAAGACCATACTTGAAATTGCAAGTTTGTATTAGTCAAAGTTGGTCATCATTGTGAAGATATGGTTAAGTTTAggcttgtttgaggacaagcaaggttcaagtgtgggggatttgatattgctcaaaatatacatatttatcttcgcaatatctcccTACTTTCGTGGCATTTCGATACGGGTTGTGATGATTAGTGAGTGGTTTGTGGTATTTAGTCGTTACTGGACAAAAGTGGTCTAAAAGTTCATATTTATGCTAAGGAACAACCCTTGGGTCAAAGGAATGAACCTAGTGAAGTTTTAGAGTAAAAATGAAGTTCCagggtcaaaagcggcgctcctatgtGCTAAAACGATAGTTAAAAAGATGAGTAGCCAAAAACGCCGCTCCTGCCCAAAAGCGCCGCTCCCAGCTcctaaaagcgccgctcctgtacAAAAGTGCCGCTCCTAGCTCCTAAAAGCGCCACTCCTGACGCTGATTCAGCTAAAAAATTCAGCCGACCTATAAAAGCATATTTGGGGTTTTTGAGTGGGGAGAGCTGCAATTGGGGTCCGAAATGGAACTCTAAAAGTGTCCATTTCATGATTCTACGAAGATCGAGGCTCAATTGAAGATCCAAGTTGAAGACTCATGAAAGTATAAGCTAGATCTCCATCATCCATTCCATTTCTTGTAATTTCCTTTCTATTTTAAAGTCAAAGATACCAAATGATAAACCAACACTTGACTATTAAAGACACCTTGAGTGAACCTATCACAATCTTTTCGAAAACACACTTGATAAACTCAACATAGTGCCAAACCAGTCGGTGGTCcaacctacggtcgaccgtggatcgaccgcataaGCTCTGATCAAAATGTGCTTTCGCAACTTTAAGATCAGGCGTGGTTTGACACTTTTAGATGTTGAATCTTTTTAATTTggttataaaattagttttacatTGTCTATTGGCAAGATCTAAACATAAGATGCACGTATTTGATCAAAACAATCACCTTTCAAGATAAGTAGCAAACAACCGTATCACGTAAGATGcacgtaaggtgtttgatgaaatgtccgaAAGAAAACATTGATTATGACATCAGGTAGGAGCAAGAGGCAACTTGCGTCCCTGGAAAAcaaggtcgcaagaggcaccttgcatCTTTGCATCCACTGGAAATGCACCTTGTGTGGGCAAATTGTTAACTTTTATTTTTAATGAGTTATGAGTTAAAAAAGTGAGAAAAAATGAGCATTTTAGTAATAAACCCCAAAAATTCGGGTTCATTTTACTGGTTTAGTTCCAAAGTTCCAATACGGGTCTGTTTTAGAAAGTCTTAGGACCTTATCTTTTACTAGCATCTTGCTTCCCTCCCCAAATTCTCTGCATGTGAATGTAtgtaaagtatatataaatatatcatatattGCTATCAATCAACACAATATAGAGTTAATAATTgataaagttgatgaagaaaagtaAAAAGCAAACACAGTATTATTTCTTGTTTCACGGATTCATttttaacaaaaatataatataagtaacaCTAAACTGAGTAATTGATTAATAATACAAGATATCACGGATAGAAATGAAAAAGTGATCCAATCTTTCAATTAAGCACAGTGTTttcaattataatataatttaagatataaacgtGTGGTAATGTTAGTCGTCGTTTACTATTGGTTTTATAAATCAATTAATAATTCATATTCACATCATTCTTGTCGTAGTCCAAAAGAATTAAATTTAATATTCATTTTCATAGTGTAACAAAATTTAATTTAGTGTGAGTACAAAGGGAAAAGCTGACTATATTTTGAGAAGTAAGTGAAAATGAACATTacgaataattaaattaatataaagaaACAACTAATGTAGAGGCCCATTACATTAGTTAAAAAAACATTGTTGTTCTTCATTAGTAGGAACTTAAACTTTTTAAAACAAATCCTACCCTCATGCGAagaaacataaataataataagtaaaaaaaatGTATTTCAATAATATATGTCGTAAAAATATCtaacatatattcatatacatataatattcttaaattgttgttcgtgaatcgtcaggaaaggTCAATGGGTAAatgaatgtgtaaactagttcaaaaagttttaagactcaacataataggtttgcttatcatgtcggacacATTCTATCCTGTAATTAGTTTATTAatgcgaaattttctgggtcatcacaatgatGATGTAAGATTTTACGCCAAGAACGAAGTAGTGGAGATTGCACAAGTACccgtttgataaccaatgatgacgatgaggatgaagatgatgagaagGGTAAGGATGAATGCGAGGATAGTGAAGACAATGAAGATTATGAGGATGATGaatttgatgaaggtgatgaaagTGATGAGGAAGATGACGAATTAATTGAAACTTTACCAACACCCAATGCTTTTAAAGTCTATGATAATCCACTCGGGGTTAGTGAAGATGTtagtgatgatgatagtgatgaGGATAACGATGATGAGGTTGAGAATATCATACCGAAAACTTTCAATGTGTATAACAATCCTTTCGGGTATGGTATATATGATTTTAAGGAGGTTTTGCAACCCGAGGTTGATGATTCGTGTTTGTGTGAGTCGAGTAAGAAAGCGAACCTCGTGTTCAAAATCGTGTTTAGAAGAGAGTCAATTGTTGACTCTTGGGTTGGTTCAATCTTCTTCATGCTAATGAAGAAGATTCTCTTAGATTTCATATAcaccacccgaggggttaatgattggctcactctcttgattcgtggaacttttttcaccgatttcacatgtcgtccgataaagtgtgggggaaAACCACCTCGATAAGGAATGTTGAGAAAACGGGGACGAGTCAAGATAAAGACTCGTTAATCAAAATCAAGAAAGAAGTTTGGCAATGCGGATATGTTAAGAGAATTTCATGCAATTTGACGAATACTTGTGGTCTAAAAGTTCATATTTATGCTAAGGAACAACCCTTGGGTCAAAGGAATGAACCTAGTGAAGTTTTAGAGTGAAAACGAAGTTTCAGGGTCATAAGCGGCGCTCCTaaggtcaaaagcggcgctcctatgtGCTAAAACGAGAGTTAAAAAGATCAGCAGCCAAAAACGCCGCTCCCGCCCAAAAGCGCCGCTCCCAGCTcctaaaagcgccgctcctgtacAAAAGTGATGCTCCTAGCTcctaaaagcgccgctcctgacgcTGATTCAACTAAAAAATTCAGCCGACCTATAAAAGCATATTTGGGGTTTTTGAGTGGGGAGAGCTGCAATTGGGGTCCGAAATGGAACTCTAAAAGGGTCCATTTCATGATTCTACGAAGATCAAGGCTCAATTGAAGATCCAAGTTGAAGACCCATGAAAGTATAAGCCAGATCTCCATCATCCATTCCATTTCTTGtaatttcctttatattttaaAGTCAAAGATACCAAATGATAAACCAACACTTGGCTATTAAAGACACCTTGAGTGAACCTATCACGATCTTTTCGAAAACACACTTGATAAACTCAACATAGTGCCAAACCAGTCGGTGGTCgaacctacggtcgaccgtggatcgaccgcataaGCTCTGATCAAAATGTGCTTTCGCAACTTTAAGATCAGGCGTGGTTTGACACTTTTAGATGTTGAATCTTTTTAATTTggttataaaattagttttacatTGTCTATTGGCAAGATCTAAACATATGATGCACGTATTTGATCAAAACAATCACCTTTCAAGATAAGTAGCAAAAAACCGTATCATGTAAGATGcacgtaaggtgtttgatgaaatgtccgaAAGAAAACATTGATTATGACATCAGGTAGGAGCAAGAGGCAACTTGCGTCCCCGGGAAAcaaggtcgcaagaggcaccttgcgtctttGCATCCACTGGAAATGCACATTGCGTGGGCAAATTGCCCACTTTTATTTTTAATGAGGTATGAGTAAAAAAATTGAGTAAAAAATGAGCATTTTAGTAATAAACCCCAAAAATTCGAGTTCATTTTACTAGTTTAGTTCCAAAGTTCCAATACGGGTCTGTTTTAGAGTCTTAGGACCTTATCTTTTACTAGCATCTTGCTTCCCTCCCCAAATTCTTTAACCCCCACGTCTCGAAATTAGGTCAAACCTGCAAAAGATGGCGTCACTATTGGCGGCTCGTCTAGCTCAAAACTCACTACGTCTATCAATATCTTCTAGATCGGCTTCTCTTATCCACCGTCGTGGTCTCGCCAGCGTCTCCGGTaaattatctatctatctatctatctatctatctatctatctatctatctatctatctatctatctatctatctatctattcgtATTAATTAATTTGTGTCGTGATTATTGTATATTTTGTTTTGTGCCACTACCCGAAATGATATTTGGCTTGACGTGTTTAATTGCATTGCAGATCTACATGGACGTAAAAAGGTTGAAAATCCAAACAGTCCATCTCGATTGAAGGAAGAACACGTTAGTTTTCATCTTTAGTTTATTCTTCTAAACTTTGTGTTCATTTCAACTTTGTATTTTTTTAGGGTTTGGGTTTCAAATTGATCAATATTGCATTGCAGATTGATTTTTCTATGATATTGTATATATACAGTTAACATTTATCTGGTGAATGTTATTGATTTTGGATATAATAGTCATTAATTAGTGTTATaactcacaaaaaaaaaaaaaaaattaatatttaaaagatGAATGCTCAAAGATCTAATTTCCAGACTGTTAACAAGGAGTGCTTTGTAATATTCGCTGTAAAAATAGACATAAGAAGCGGACAGTCTATTTGATCTCATTTGCATTACAATTACTGTAACCGTCCAGGGTTTATAATCTGTCACTTTTTGTCAgtttttttcccaatttaaaagcTTGGTGGCCGAAGTATTGTTTTTGGCTCTATTTCGTTGTTTATGCTATCTAACTAGCTATCTATTTAGTTATCTAATCTAATTTGTTTGGTTGATATTCTAGGAGGTTATTTATATCTGTATCGACACTTCTAAATGGATGTTGCGCTTACCTCGTTGTTATCAACTTCAAGTTAATTCTGTTCGATCGTATTGCCGAGCCAAACTCACGGTCTTTTCCTCTTTTACTTTCGTTTAACAACTAATTGTgttggtatatgtatatgtatacgtatacgTATACGCATACGCAGGCACATAGGTATAGGTATACGtataggtgtatatgtgtgtgtgtgcgcgtGCGTGCATGTGTGCGGGTTTTAATTTGTTTAGCTAACTAAACAATAAAAGTGATGGAAGGATGTAAAGTCGCGAGGCGTTATCATCCCAGAAGATGACATGTCAGCCTTAATGAACAAGATTTATAATATTgtgtgtacacacacacacacacacatacagggGGTTAATCAAGAGGGAAGGGGGAAGTAaaagattatatacatataatgttatttTCTATTTTTAAGTAAATAAAGGGATAAGTAAAGATGTATGTCTAAATCAAACAAAATTTAGGGTTTGGGTcattagggttttaggggtttatATAGTGCAATCCACGAAGATAATTGTCGTTTAATTAAAAGAATACCGTTATATGTTTGATTGTATGCTCAAATAGAAGAGAGACCTAATTAATTCCATCCGGATCCATTGATATACAAATTTCAGTATCTCTGTCTGTTCTaatgtttatttttttattattaattgtttttCTTTTTCATTCAGGTTAACAAATTGTGTTATTGTTGTGTTGTTGACCTATCACCAATTGTCGGAATTGTTTTTCTTACAGTCTAATCCGAGGAATGAAATAGGCATATTTGTAATGGGTAATACAATAAAAGTAAGGAGGAGGATTGATCCTACTAGTGATCTTGATATACTCATGCGTCGCCTTCTATGTTAGCTTCTTActcttgtttttttttctttttattataatGTTGTATCTTTGTAGGGTACGATCATTATTCTATTCAGTTTCACCTTGTTTCTCAGGTCCTTCAGCTGCAGGTGGTGATGAGTTGAACTTTCGAGATGGGATCACTTCTTGCTGGGATAAACTAGATCATTATCCGAGTAACCCAAAAAGGATCGTTTTCTTTACTGGAGGGTATGTTTGTATATACTTTTTGGTTTATGCTTTAAATGTTTCACTTTTCTACTTTTATCTACACTACACTACACTAGTGTGTAACTATGTATGTTATGTTTGCTCTTGCGTGACAGTCCTATAGATTTCGAACTTGAAGAAGCGGAGTGGTATGGAGGAAGGTTAAAACAAGACGGTATAGCTGTTGATGTTGTCAATTTTTTTCTAGACGAACAATTTGCTCTTTGGAAGTTAGCGCTTGAGACATTTGTTGCTTCtgctaatgataataacaacagcCTCATTAAGCACATTCCAGCTGATTCTCTTACACCAGTTCGTAACGTCCTATCCAGGTTTTTATCAACATATATtgctttatatatttatatatttgattgATATTACTATACTATCGTGCGTGCAGTTTGGTTGAAAGGGAAATAgggaataatgaagaatataagctGAAGAATGAAGCTATTGCACTTGAGGCGTATTTGAAGTACGGGAAATGGACAGTGGCGCTTCCAGGATATTTTGAAAAGAAAATAATGAATGAGAAGAATAAGAATTTAAGCTAAAGAATGAAGAATGAAGCTACTGCACATGATGGCATATTTGAAGCACGGGTTGTGGAGCTTGTTTTGGAAATTTTGATTTTGGTCTGTTTGGTGTATGATTCCGTCTTATAGTCACTCCTTTGCATAATTATCGTTATCTTTGACTTTTTGTTGGATTTGAAATATAATACTCCGTAACAAACTGTCTAATTTGCCcttaattaaatattatgttaatgttaattaaATGAGGTGGTTCTCTTGAGTAATTAGTAAATTATTTAGTCATATTGAATATTATATTTTCCTTAATATAATGGGGGTTTAACTGGAACATAAGTGGAAAATTTCAACTATTAACTAGTAATATGATCAATTTGGGTTATAATTTTGATATCGTTTGGTTTATGTTTTATTATTTGTGTCATCCTAACAAGGTTTTTATCAACATATATTGCTTTTGCTTATCAGTATATATATTTCTTTTGATTAACTCTATGTCCAGTGAGTTTGCACTTTTAGTTCCCTTTTCGGTGTCAGCAAATTCTTTCCACCGTTTTGCTTGGATTGAAAATTATGGGAGTACCAGTTACTTGTGCTTCGAAAGTCATTGCCGAGTTGTTTGGTGACATTGTAGCTATTGCTGACGCCTCTTCTTCTTTGGGTAATGTTCGGTCCCTTTTCGCGTTTATTAAATTGGTGAATGCGAGAACATATACATGATTCGGTTGAAGTTGATTTGGAAGGTGACGAGTCGGTTGGTTTGAGATGTAATACATGGGTGTCCTAGGTCTTGGATACCAAGGTCATGAATCGTGTCTTTAATGATGTGTTCGACAAGAACTTGATGGAGTCAACATGCGGTTTGTTTTGGCTTCGAGTTCGATATATTAATGTGATATGTTATCTTTTAGGTATGCTATGACAGAACAGCGAAGAATTTTATATGCTTGCACTTTGTCTGTGGTCTGATGCACTATTTAATCTCTCTTGTAATCTCTCTTTATTTTGCTATCTGTTGCAACGAAGTTTTGTTGGTTATAAACATGTCAAGACatgatacaacaacaacaaaatccaataccaTATATGTGGTGTATGGGagatgtgagatgtagacaatccttctcctatctttgaataaagagaaatcatttctccacccagagtgatacACTccaaaaagtagagaaagtcatccctctctcgcttcgacggatagagagattgcttccgaatggacctccggccaataagtaggaaaatttttttataaaaaaattaaaataaaaaattaaacatgagacgccatgaaaatggtaggatcaaatttttatgggttttaaatcctgcacattcaatttaggctctaagcggcaatCAAGTCGCCAATAACTCGACGCTTGATGTTGACTCAATCAATAGAGCCTATTGGCTATATATTAGATAAAGATTGTACATGTAAAGATGCTAGTTTGTGCATTTTAGTGCTTTTACATAGATTTGGTTGTCAGACTGGTTTGGGTTGACAACGAACTTTGACTTTTTATTCATTGAAAAACTATGGTCATCTTTTTGTTGTCATTGTAATCCAGGGGTTGTGGGAGTCTTCTAATGTCTAGAAGTTGCTCTGATTAAAATGGGTATTATTGTGTTCTTGTTCGATTAGTAAAGTCTGTTTAGGTTATTAGCAATTAGCAGGTTGGATGGGTTGAACAATGGGGTAAAATGGTAGGTCAAATTAGGTTGACTTAACAACTAAATTATtgcaaaactaattaaaatttcagGTATTGATTGATGTCATTATATATGCATCTCATTTAATAAGCCATTggcatacaattaaatcaaaggtaTGTTAGTATAAAGTGTACATTTAACTAAAATACTAATCTAGTTTTACAAAACACCCGGTACCATATCTCGCGCTCAGGAGGCTCGATTACCCGAGATTGTACCCTCTATGGGGAGTCAATGTACTCATTCATATGAGAGTTTCCtcgtttatcaaaaaaaaaaaaaaaacacacacacacacacacacaaacaatcAAACAAAAAAAGCGAGGTTTTTAAACATGTTAGATATAACCATTATGAAATGATTTGTTCAGTGAACTTTTCTACATGAAATATCCTTCCCAAACATGTCTTGGTAATGCAATTGAAAAATAAAATTCAAGTATCAAATAGGACCAAAAATACCAACAAAAAGTGTGTATTTCGTTCATCTAGCTTACtacatttatattttttattatctaaaagacaaaacactattttactattcatcaatagtaaccagtGTTATTtccgtcatttcaccttttttttttgtctccaacgataaaagaagcaactttcgtaaaagaactaacccttcaatgttaccaaaagatgtcgaaaaaaattcttttttataaaaaaatcaactaccttttttttttcctcaacgataaaagaggcaactttcataaaaggaacaacccttcaatgctaccaaaagatgtcgaaaaacattttttacaaaatagatcaactaactttaaaaaaaaaagaacgcaaaaagaagcaactttcgcaaaaggaacaacccttcaatgttacatgtcgaaaaaaattctttttttcaAAAAAGATCAGGACTTTTTtttactcgcattcaaaacggagcccccagcgcgaagcgagggctccacaactagttagtaACCAAAATACATTTGTGTTTCAACAACATTTCGGATTACTTTGCACCTTATACTCTTACTCCCAACTTTCAATCTATAAACACAATTAAGACggtgacaacaacaacaacaaagaccAAAACTCTAGACacaattaaaaaaacaaaaaattcaTATTCACAATGATTATAAATAAATAACGGGTCCGATAATCTTCGGATTCTACAAACAAAATTACTTGAACCCCTATATATAGATGACCGACCGATTATCTGGGACAAGATAGTTCATCAGGACGAAGATTGTTTTTTGAATCTGCAATAATCCAAATACTATTTGGATTATGTATATTACTGAATTCTTGCCTAAACATCTCTTCTTTCTGCCATTCCTCCCATCGTTCCGCCAAACCATCACCTTCCAACATTCTCACAACGTTCGACATCTTCGGCCGCTCCAACGGAGTTCCTTGTGTGCACAATAGCGCCACCTGGATCAATTGTTCGACCTCATCGTCTATATAATTACCTTTCAAATTAGCATCCACCAGTGTCTCCAACTTCTTCTCCCCCAATAGCCCTTTCACCTGTAACGGTTCAAAATCATAATCATCGCAAATAAGAGAAGACTAAggtgatgtttgtatgcatatcttattatatcttatgtaTGCACCC
The window above is part of the Rutidosis leptorrhynchoides isolate AG116_Rl617_1_P2 chromosome 1, CSIRO_AGI_Rlap_v1, whole genome shotgun sequence genome. Proteins encoded here:
- the LOC139885795 gene encoding 26S proteasome non-ATPase regulatory subunit 4 homolog isoform X3, translated to MASLLAARLAQNSLRLSISSRSASLIHRRGLASVSDLHGRKKVENPNSPSRLKEEHEVIYICIDTSKWMLRLPRCYQLQVNSVRSYCRAKLTSNPRNEIGIFVMGNTIKVRRRIDPTSDLDILMRRLLFSPCFSGPSAAGGDELNFRDGITSCWDKLDHYPSNPKRIVFFTGGPIDFELEEAEWYGGRLKQDGIAVDVVNFFLDEQFALWKLALETFVASANDNNNSLIKHIPADSLTPFG
- the LOC139885795 gene encoding 26S proteasome non-ATPase regulatory subunit 4 homolog isoform X1 produces the protein MASLLAARLAQNSLRLSISSRSASLIHRRGLASVSDLHGRKKVENPNSPSRLKEEHEVIYICIDTSKWMLRLPRCYQLQVNSVRSYCRAKLTSNPRNEIGIFVMGNTIKVRRRIDPTSDLDILMRRLLFSPCFSGPSAAGGDELNFRDGITSCWDKLDHYPSNPKRIVFFTGGPIDFELEEAEWYGGRLKQDGIAVDVVNFFLDEQFALWKLALETFVASANDNNNSLIKHIPADSLTPVRNVLSSLVEREIGNNEEYKLKNEAIALEAYLKYGKWTVALPGYFEKKIMNEKNKNLS
- the LOC139885795 gene encoding 26S proteasome non-ATPase regulatory subunit 4 homolog isoform X2, translating into MASLLAARLAQNSLRLSISSRSASLIHRRGLASVSDLHGRKKVENPNSPSRLKEEHEVIYICIDTSKWMLRLPRCYQLQVNSVRSYCRAKLTSNPRNEIGIFVMGNTIKVRRRIDPTSDLDILMRRLLCPSAAGGDELNFRDGITSCWDKLDHYPSNPKRIVFFTGGPIDFELEEAEWYGGRLKQDGIAVDVVNFFLDEQFALWKLALETFVASANDNNNSLIKHIPADSLTPVRNVLSSLVEREIGNNEEYKLKNEAIALEAYLKYGKWTVALPGYFEKKIMNEKNKNLS